TACCAACGTTGCGAAACCAGGGTTCCGCGTCCGAATCGGACCCCCACTGTGTGTGGGATGTCGATGCCCTATGGTAAACCCGATTGTGACGATTGCCAGACTCAAGTTGTGTTTTTTTGATGTCACAACCGGGATTACCAAGGTTCACGGTTATGGACGAACTGGGGCGTTGGTCTATTCAGAAGGGATTCGGGTTGCTATGATTATTTTTGAACTACGCTCGGATTGGGGGCGATGCCCGACGAGCGGTTGGATGGCGAGAACGCCGCCAAAGGGTTGACGGGAACTATGCCTGCCACCAGCCAGATTCGCAATTTCTCGATCATTGCCCACATTGATCACGGCAAATCGACACTTGCAGACCAATTTTTGCTCAAAACCGGGACCATTTCCGCCCGTGACTATCGTGCCCAGTTGCTCGATGGCATGGACCTGGAACGCGAACGCGGCATCACCATTCAGATGCACCCGGTGACGATTTACCACGAACGCAACGGCGTTCGGTATGAGCTGAATCTGATCGATACCCCCGGCCACGTCGATTTCAGCTACGAAGTCAGTCGCTCGATGGCGGCCTGCGAAGGGGCGGTGCTGCTGGTGGATGCATCGCAAGGGGTGCAAGCGCAAACCGTTGCCAATGCGTATCTTGCAATCGAGAACGACCTCAAGATTGTGCCCGTTCTCAATAAGATTGATATGCCCGCTGCTCGGCCCGATGAGATGATCGCCGAGATGGAACAGGCCGTCGGCATCGATGGCCTGGATGTGCTGCGCTGCAGTGCCAAGACCGGCATGGGCGTGGAAGACGTGTTGGATGCCATTGTCGATCGCATCCCCGCACCGCCGGGAAATATCGACGCTCCCTTGAAAGCGCTGGTGTTCAATAGCCACTTTGATTCGTTCAAAGGGGTGGTGGTTTACATCCGCGTGATGGATGGGACGATCAAGGTTGGTCAGAAAATTCGCATGATGCAAGGCGCACGCGAATTTACCGTCACCGATGTGGGCCAATTCCGCCCGTCGATGGTGAGCTGTGGTACCTTGTCCGCCGGACAGGTGGGCTACTGCATGGCCAACATCAAGAACATCGAAGATGTCCGCATCGGCGATACGCTCACCGATTCCGTCAATCCCACCGATGTCGCTCTTGCCGGGTACAAACAGCCCAAGCCGATGGTGTATTCCGGGTTGTATCCCGTGAATAACAACGAATTCGAAGCACTCCGCGAAGCACTGGCCAAGTTGAAACTCAACGATTCGAGCTTCACCTTTACGCCAGAATCTTCGGAAGGGATGGGCTTCGGCTTCCGATGCGGCTTCTTGGGGTTGCTCCACCGTGAGATTATCCAGCAACGATTGGAGCGCGATTGCGATCTCGATCTCGTGCAGACCGCACCGAACGTCACCTACGAATTGCTGTTGACTAACGGTGAGACGAGGATCATCAACAACCCGCAGGAAGTTCCGGACGCGGGTTCGATCCAAGAGTTCCGAGAGCCGTTTGTCAAAATTAACTTCCTGCTCCCGTCGGATAATATCGGCGATATCATGTCGCTATGTGCCGACCGGCGTGGGACTTACGTCAAAACGGAATACCTCAGCCCCACTCGCGCGGTGCTGATTTTCGAGATCCCGCTCTCGGAAGTCATCTTCGACCTGTATGATAAGCTGAAGTCGATCACCCGTGGTTACGGCACCATGGATTATGAATTCATGGGCTATATCCCCGGCGATCTCGTTCGGCTCGACGTGCTGGTCCACCACAAACGGGTGGATGCCCTGTCGATCATTGTTCACCGCTCGCAAGCCGAACGTCGAGGCCGCAAACTCATTCTGAAATTGAAGGATGAGATTGATCGGCACATGTTTGAGGTTGCATTGCAGGCCGCCATTGGTGCCCGCGTGATCGCCCGCGAAACCATCGCGGCGATTCGCAAGAACGTCACCGCGAAGTGCTACGGTGGGGACATCACCCGGAAGCGCAAGCTGTGGGCCAAGCAAGCGGCGGGCAAGAAGCGCATGAAGCAGGTCGGCCAAGTCGAGATTCCGCAAGAAGCGTTCATGTCGGTGCTGGA
This DNA window, taken from Tuwongella immobilis, encodes the following:
- the lepA gene encoding translation elongation factor 4, producing MPATSQIRNFSIIAHIDHGKSTLADQFLLKTGTISARDYRAQLLDGMDLERERGITIQMHPVTIYHERNGVRYELNLIDTPGHVDFSYEVSRSMAACEGAVLLVDASQGVQAQTVANAYLAIENDLKIVPVLNKIDMPAARPDEMIAEMEQAVGIDGLDVLRCSAKTGMGVEDVLDAIVDRIPAPPGNIDAPLKALVFNSHFDSFKGVVVYIRVMDGTIKVGQKIRMMQGAREFTVTDVGQFRPSMVSCGTLSAGQVGYCMANIKNIEDVRIGDTLTDSVNPTDVALAGYKQPKPMVYSGLYPVNNNEFEALREALAKLKLNDSSFTFTPESSEGMGFGFRCGFLGLLHREIIQQRLERDCDLDLVQTAPNVTYELLLTNGETRIINNPQEVPDAGSIQEFREPFVKINFLLPSDNIGDIMSLCADRRGTYVKTEYLSPTRAVLIFEIPLSEVIFDLYDKLKSITRGYGTMDYEFMGYIPGDLVRLDVLVHHKRVDALSIIVHRSQAERRGRKLILKLKDEIDRHMFEVALQAAIGARVIARETIAAIRKNVTAKCYGGDITRKRKLWAKQAAGKKRMKQVGQVEIPQEAFMSVLETDD